A window of the Pecten maximus chromosome 19, xPecMax1.1, whole genome shotgun sequence genome harbors these coding sequences:
- the LOC117317956 gene encoding uncharacterized protein LOC117317956 has product MHEMQTAMLTNLRTTYPKCGVVHIQDILNIQILQDFLKDGVDAVEKYEGVCQQSFLMLLEFLREQVKHETAIQKLLTTASFQTSGNKEMQIMAGLAHHLFSQLIPGKVYEVDKYAEQLQRECSCGCKAKICTGDTSVGSPGTWHGRVDVILNNTIAVAHGNKQNTIDEAEDDDTDIQEAVYDDTDEDEPQTKQRKVETDKSCDNCTEVKATEKRDSVQPDIKVLKQIFAEAITNGFAQVNRDKNALSHFLIPTFGVTSDNVSICLYDPESDYLLLIREQHELWWLDGRLDTVNLTIIWLFLNFTFFTRKKLSDVVELDKSGLHKDLKEHLKFYRKAQTKANYVSKTSVGLPWKLIAYPNCKKHRIASVASDS; this is encoded by the exons ATGCATGAAATGCAGACGGCAATGCTGACAAACTTAAGAACTACATATCCTAAGTGTGGTGTCGTTCATATACAGGACATTCTAAATATACAGATCCTTCAAGACTTTCTGAAAGATGGGGTAGATGCTGTAGAGAAATACGAAGGCGTCTGTCAACAATCATTCCTTATGTTGTTGGAATTTCTGCGTG AGCAAGTAAAACATGAAACAGCAATTCAGAAGCTTCTGACCACAGCTTCTTTTCAAACAAGTGGAAATAAAGAAATGCAAATTATGGCTGGATTGGCCCATCACCTGTTTTCTCAGTTGATACCGGGCAAGGTTTATGAAGTTGATAAATATGCAGAGCAACTTCAAAGAGAATGTAGCTGTGGCTGTAAGGCTAAGATTTGTACAGGTGATACTTCAGTAG GATCACCCGGAACATGGCATGGCAGAGTAGATGTAATCCTTAACAACACAATAGCTGTGGCACATGGGAATAAACAAAACACCATCGACGAGGCAGAAGATGATGATACAGATATTCAAGAGGCTGTTTATGATGATACAGATGAAGATGAACCTCAAACGAAACAAAGAAAGGTAGAAACGGATAAATCTTGTGATAATTGTACAGAAGTGAAAGCCACTGAAAAACGTGACAGCGTTCAACCGGATATTAAGGTATTGAAGCAAATCTTCGCTGAAGCCATCACCAACGGATTCGCTCAAGTGAACAGGGATAAGAATGCCCTGTCACATTTCTTGATTCCAACTTTCGGTGTTACATCTGACAATGTTTCTATTTGTCTATATGACCCAGAAAGTGACTACTTACTGCTCATCAGAGAACAGCATGAGTTATGGTGGTTAGATGGCAGACTTGATACTGTTAACCTGACCATCATTTGGCTGTTCTTGAATTTCACGTTTTTTACCAGGAAAAAACTGTCGGATGTAGTAGAACTTGACAAGTCAGGATTACATAAGGATTTAAAGGAACATCTTAAGTTTTACAGAAAGGCACAAACAAAGGCAAATTATGTTTCAAAAACATCTGTTGGACTGCCATGGAAATTGATAGCTTACCCAAATTGCAAAAAGCATAGAATAGCAAGTGTAGCTAGTGATTCCTGA